Proteins found in one Amycolatopsis umgeniensis genomic segment:
- the metX gene encoding homoserine O-acetyltransferase MetX, whose translation MTQAPDLPPATGAWREGDPPGRRRFVTGAQVLETGREIPFTLAYETWGTLNSGASNAILVEHALTGDSHAVGPPAEGHVSPGWWDGLIGPGKAIDTDAYFVVVPNVLGGCQGSTGPSSPHPDGSPWGSRFPAVTVRDQVAAEVVLADALGIGRWAAVLGGSMGGMRALEWAVGEPDRVSALLVLASTAQASADQIAWAAPQLHAIRSDPGWHGGDYHDIPGGGPHAGLGIARRIAHVTYRSEGELSQRFGRRYQDEEDPLHGGRFAVESYLDHHAGKLSRRFDAGSYVVLTESMNTHDVGRGRGGVENALGRITARTVAAGVDSDRLYPLYQSQAIADGVAGAEFAVIGSPYGHDSFLIETEQIARLVKLLLG comes from the coding sequence GTGACCCAGGCTCCGGATCTCCCTCCCGCCACCGGTGCGTGGCGGGAGGGGGATCCGCCTGGCCGTCGCCGGTTCGTGACCGGCGCCCAGGTGCTCGAAACCGGTCGGGAGATCCCCTTCACCCTCGCCTACGAGACTTGGGGGACGCTGAATTCCGGCGCCTCCAACGCGATCCTCGTCGAGCACGCGCTCACCGGGGACAGCCACGCCGTCGGGCCCCCGGCCGAAGGCCACGTCAGTCCCGGCTGGTGGGACGGCCTGATCGGACCGGGCAAGGCGATCGACACCGACGCGTACTTCGTCGTGGTCCCGAACGTGCTCGGCGGCTGCCAGGGCTCGACGGGGCCGTCTTCGCCGCATCCGGACGGAAGCCCTTGGGGTAGCAGGTTTCCCGCCGTGACCGTCCGGGACCAGGTGGCCGCCGAGGTCGTCCTCGCCGACGCGCTCGGCATCGGCCGGTGGGCCGCGGTGCTGGGCGGTTCCATGGGCGGGATGCGCGCGCTGGAATGGGCGGTGGGCGAACCGGACAGGGTCTCGGCGCTGCTCGTCCTCGCGTCGACTGCGCAGGCTTCGGCCGACCAGATCGCCTGGGCAGCGCCGCAGCTGCACGCCATCCGGTCCGATCCGGGCTGGCACGGCGGCGACTACCACGACATCCCCGGCGGCGGCCCCCACGCCGGCCTCGGTATCGCCCGTCGGATCGCGCACGTCACCTACCGCAGTGAAGGTGAACTGTCGCAACGGTTCGGCCGCCGGTATCAGGACGAAGAGGATCCGCTGCACGGCGGCCGGTTCGCCGTCGAGTCCTATTTGGATCATCACGCGGGGAAGCTGTCCCGGCGGTTCGACGCCGGCAGCTACGTCGTGCTCACCGAATCGATGAACACCCACGACGTCGGCCGCGGCCGGGGCGGCGTCGAGAACGCGCTCGGCCGGATCACCGCGCGCACGGTCGCCGCCGGGGTGGACAGTGACCGGCTCTACCCGCTGTACCAGTCGCAGGCGATCGCGGACGGGGTCGCCGGGGCGGAGTTCGCCGTCATCGGCTCGCCCTACGGGCACGACTCGTTCCTGATCGAAACCGAGCAGATCGCCCGGCTGGTGAAGCTCCTGCTCGGCTAG
- a CDS encoding carboxyl transferase domain-containing protein, with translation MDTPVLSTSADPGSDEYARSVTSHAELVEDLHKRLDAARLGGPEKSRTRHVERGKLLPRDRVDTLLDPGSPFLELSPLAATGLYDDEAPSAGIITGIGRVSGRECVIVANDATVKGGTYYPMTVKKHLRAQEVALHNNLPCVYLVDSGGAFLPRQDEVFPDREHFGRIFFNQATMSARGIPQIAAVLGSCTAGGAYVPAMSDEAVIVRNQGTIFLGGPPLVKAATGEVVTAEELGGGDVHSRQSGVTDHLAEDDADALRIVRSIVSTLGPRTPRPWDVLPTEAPVADPNELYGVVPTDPRVPYDVREVIARIVDGSRFGEFKKEYGSTLVTGFARIHGHPVGIIANNGVLFAESAMKGAHFIELCDKRSIPLLFLQNITGFMVGKAYEAGGIAKHGAKMVTAVACARVPKLTVVIGGSFGAGNYSMCGRAYSPRFLWMWPNARISVMGGEQAASVLSTVRRDAIESRGGEWSAEDEETFKDPIREQYEAQGSPYYSTARLWDDGVIDPADTRTVLGLALSATANAPLSDVNYGVFRM, from the coding sequence ATGGACACACCCGTATTGAGCACTTCCGCCGACCCCGGCAGCGACGAATACGCCCGCAGCGTCACCTCCCACGCCGAACTGGTCGAGGACCTGCACAAGCGTCTCGACGCTGCCCGGCTCGGCGGCCCGGAGAAATCCCGGACCCGGCACGTCGAGCGGGGCAAACTCCTGCCGCGAGACCGGGTCGACACCCTCCTCGACCCGGGTTCCCCGTTCCTGGAGTTGTCCCCGCTTGCCGCCACCGGACTGTACGACGACGAGGCGCCGTCGGCCGGGATCATCACCGGTATCGGGCGGGTCTCGGGCCGCGAATGCGTGATCGTCGCCAACGACGCCACGGTCAAGGGCGGCACCTACTACCCGATGACCGTCAAGAAGCATCTGCGCGCCCAAGAGGTCGCGCTGCACAACAATCTGCCGTGCGTCTACCTGGTGGACTCCGGCGGCGCGTTCCTGCCGAGGCAGGACGAGGTCTTCCCGGATCGTGAGCATTTCGGCCGGATCTTCTTCAACCAGGCGACCATGTCCGCGCGCGGCATCCCGCAGATCGCGGCGGTGCTCGGATCCTGCACCGCGGGCGGCGCGTACGTCCCGGCGATGAGCGACGAAGCGGTCATCGTGCGCAACCAGGGCACGATCTTCCTCGGCGGCCCGCCGCTGGTGAAGGCCGCGACCGGCGAGGTCGTCACGGCAGAGGAACTCGGCGGCGGGGACGTGCACTCACGTCAGTCCGGCGTCACCGACCACCTGGCCGAAGACGATGCCGACGCGCTCCGCATCGTTCGCTCGATCGTGTCGACTTTGGGCCCGCGCACGCCGCGCCCGTGGGACGTCCTCCCGACCGAGGCCCCGGTCGCCGACCCGAACGAGTTGTACGGCGTCGTCCCGACCGACCCGCGCGTGCCCTACGACGTCCGCGAGGTCATCGCGCGGATCGTCGACGGCAGCCGGTTCGGCGAGTTCAAGAAGGAGTACGGCTCGACGCTGGTCACCGGGTTCGCCCGGATCCACGGCCACCCCGTCGGCATCATCGCGAACAACGGCGTGCTGTTCGCGGAGTCCGCGATGAAGGGCGCGCACTTCATCGAACTGTGCGACAAACGCTCGATCCCGCTGCTGTTCCTGCAGAACATCACCGGTTTCATGGTCGGCAAGGCCTACGAGGCGGGCGGTATCGCCAAGCACGGCGCGAAGATGGTCACCGCGGTGGCCTGCGCCCGCGTGCCGAAGCTGACCGTCGTCATCGGCGGCTCGTTCGGCGCGGGCAACTACTCGATGTGCGGCCGCGCGTACTCGCCCCGGTTCCTGTGGATGTGGCCGAACGCGCGGATCTCGGTGATGGGCGGTGAGCAGGCGGCGTCGGTGCTCTCGACCGTCCGCCGCGACGCCATCGAGTCCCGCGGCGGCGAGTGGTCCGCGGAGGACGAAGAGACCTTCAAGGACCCGATCCGTGAGCAGTACGAGGCGCAGGGCAGCCCGTACTACTCGACGGCGCGGCTGTGGGACGACGGCGTGATCGACCCGGCGGACACCCGCACGGTGCTCGGCCTCGCGCTGTCCGCGACGGCCAACGCGCCACTTTCCGATGTCAACTACGGCGTCTTCAGGATGTGA
- a CDS encoding TetR/AcrR family transcriptional regulator, giving the protein MPANPTPLVNGEKANRREQIMAAAAELFAHHGFHGVGIDDIGAAVGISGPALYRHFRSKDAILGEMLNSISRYLLDGGTARASQRDEPGEVLEALVNFHVDFALAHPALITVQERNLANLTDSDRKQVRALQRQYVEVWVRAISDAVPGIGERQARSAAHAVFGLINSTPYNRHLGDSELAEMLCRLALGALHSAR; this is encoded by the coding sequence ATGCCGGCGAACCCCACCCCACTCGTGAACGGCGAGAAGGCGAACAGGCGCGAACAGATCATGGCCGCCGCCGCCGAGCTCTTCGCCCACCACGGTTTCCACGGCGTCGGCATCGACGACATCGGCGCGGCGGTGGGTATCTCCGGTCCGGCGCTGTACCGGCATTTCCGCAGCAAGGACGCCATTCTCGGGGAGATGCTGAACTCGATCAGCCGCTATCTACTCGACGGAGGGACGGCCAGGGCGAGCCAGCGGGACGAGCCCGGTGAGGTTCTCGAAGCACTGGTGAATTTTCACGTGGACTTCGCGCTCGCGCATCCCGCGTTGATCACCGTCCAGGAGCGCAACCTCGCCAATCTCACCGACAGTGACCGTAAACAGGTCCGCGCCCTGCAGCGTCAGTACGTCGAGGTCTGGGTGCGCGCGATCAGTGACGCCGTCCCCGGGATCGGCGAACGCCAGGCGCGGTCGGCGGCGCACGCGGTCTTCGGGTTGATCAACTCGACGCCGTACAACCGCCATCTCGGTGACAGCGAACTGGCCGAAATGCTCTGCCGTCTCGCGCTGGGTGCACTGCACTCCGCCCGGTGA
- a CDS encoding SGNH/GDSL hydrolase family protein — translation MAVPARIKALSFTRLGAALGVAVLATFGLAGTAQAATNYVALGDSYSSGVGAGSYGNSGDCMRSANSYPQLWANAHAGTTFKFVACSGARTGDVLNQIANVTSSATLVTVSVGGNDAGFADVMTTCTTGSDQTCVNRVNTAKTYVNNTLPGLLNNVYSKIKAKAPGAKLVVLGYPRFYTVPGSCSVGLSDTKRSAINSGSDALASVLSARASAAGAKFVDVRGAFTGHNICSSADDYLHSLTWPIVNSYHPTAAGQRGGYYNPLVSAIG, via the coding sequence ATGGCCGTCCCTGCTCGGATCAAAGCCCTTTCCTTCACTCGTTTAGGTGCGGCCCTGGGGGTCGCTGTCCTTGCCACTTTCGGGCTCGCCGGTACCGCTCAAGCGGCGACCAACTACGTGGCGCTCGGTGACTCGTACTCGTCCGGCGTCGGTGCCGGCAGCTACGGGAACTCGGGCGACTGCATGCGCAGTGCCAACTCCTACCCCCAGTTGTGGGCCAACGCCCACGCCGGGACCACGTTCAAGTTCGTCGCGTGCTCGGGGGCGCGCACCGGCGACGTCTTGAACCAGATCGCGAACGTCACCTCCAGCGCCACGCTGGTGACGGTCTCGGTCGGCGGCAACGACGCCGGGTTCGCCGACGTCATGACCACCTGCACCACCGGCAGCGACCAGACCTGCGTCAACCGGGTCAACACCGCGAAGACCTACGTGAACAACACGCTTCCCGGGCTGCTGAACAACGTCTACAGCAAGATCAAAGCGAAGGCTCCCGGCGCGAAGCTGGTCGTCCTCGGGTACCCGCGCTTCTACACGGTGCCAGGTTCGTGCTCGGTCGGGCTGAGCGACACCAAGCGCTCCGCGATCAACTCGGGCTCCGACGCGCTGGCGTCGGTGCTCTCGGCCCGGGCCTCCGCGGCCGGTGCGAAGTTCGTGGACGTGCGGGGTGCCTTCACCGGGCACAACATCTGCTCGTCGGCCGACGACTACCTGCACAGCCTCACCTGGCCGATCGTGAACTCGTACCACCCGACGGCCGCCGGTCAGCGCGGTGGCTACTACAACCCGCTGGTCTCCGCGATCGGCTGA